In Candidatus Dormiibacterota bacterium, one genomic interval encodes:
- a CDS encoding chaperone modulator CbpM encodes MAHKTRESIVWRTDHAFLSLEDLADACGLHPGLVEQFVEYGLLEPSAGAGPRSLFPASAVERLRRIIRLKCDLGVNLAGIAVILEMRERLVGLQEDLARLQGRADEDE; translated from the coding sequence ATGGCTCATAAGACGCGGGAGTCGATCGTCTGGCGCACGGACCATGCCTTTCTGAGCCTCGAGGACCTGGCGGACGCCTGTGGCCTCCACCCCGGGCTGGTGGAGCAATTCGTCGAATACGGCCTTCTCGAGCCGTCGGCCGGCGCCGGTCCCCGGTCGCTGTTCCCGGCGTCGGCGGTGGAGCGCCTGCGGCGGATCATCCGCCTCAAGTGCGACCTGGGGGTGAACCTGGCCGGCATCGCCGTGATCCTCGAGATGCGCGAGCGTCTCGTCGGCCTTCAGGAAGACCTGGCGCGCCTGCAGGGGCGCGCGGATGAGGACGAGTAA
- a CDS encoding rhomboid family intramembrane serine protease: MIPISDTIPRRNPPIATWLLIIANGLVFLFELTLPQQALQQFFYLFGIVPARFTHPDWASWAGFPMDDYWPFLTSMFLHGGWLHIIGNMWTLWIFGDNVEDRMGPGRFTIFYLLCGLAAGFVHCLTNADSTLPTVGASGAIAGVMGAYFLLFPTSRVIVFLPVLFYPLFFELPAVTYLMVWALTQVFAGTLSLATGKDVGGVAFWAHVGGFVAGIVLQFLFVRRGRAWRRLSRDEYELGGAWLPHGYWRES; the protein is encoded by the coding sequence ATGATTCCGATCAGCGACACGATCCCGAGGCGGAACCCCCCCATCGCCACCTGGCTCCTGATCATCGCCAACGGTCTCGTCTTCCTCTTCGAGCTGACCTTGCCGCAGCAGGCGCTGCAGCAGTTCTTCTACCTGTTCGGGATCGTGCCGGCCCGCTTCACGCACCCCGACTGGGCCTCCTGGGCCGGGTTTCCGATGGACGACTACTGGCCGTTCCTGACCAGCATGTTCCTGCACGGCGGCTGGCTGCACATCATCGGCAACATGTGGACCCTCTGGATCTTCGGTGACAACGTCGAAGACCGGATGGGGCCGGGGCGCTTCACGATCTTCTATCTTCTGTGCGGGCTGGCCGCGGGCTTCGTTCATTGCCTGACGAACGCCGATTCGACCCTCCCCACCGTCGGCGCCTCCGGCGCCATCGCGGGCGTCATGGGCGCGTACTTTCTCCTGTTCCCCACGTCCCGGGTGATCGTCTTTCTGCCCGTTCTGTTCTATCCCCTGTTCTTCGAGCTGCCCGCCGTGACCTATCTCATGGTCTGGGCTCTGACCCAGGTCTTCGCCGGCACGCTGTCGCTCGCGACCGGAAAGGACGTGGGGGGCGTGGCCTTCTGGGCGCACGTCGGCGGCTTCGTTGCGGGAATCGTCCTGCAATTCCTGTTCGTCCGGCGCGGACGCGCCTGGCGTCGCCTGTCGCGTGACGAGTACGAGCTCGGAGGGGCGTGGCTGCCGCACGGCTACTGGAGGGAATCCTGA
- a CDS encoding phosrestin — protein MSPFKIDFDTLEWQSTLPGARFKVHREGSRQIRLVEFTAEFVEPDWCEKGHVGLVLDGALEIDFRGRVISFPRGSGLFIPAGPAGAHKARSTTPVTRLVLVEDV, from the coding sequence GTGTCCCCCTTCAAGATCGACTTTGATACGCTCGAGTGGCAGTCGACGTTGCCGGGCGCGCGCTTCAAGGTGCACCGGGAGGGGTCGAGGCAGATTCGTCTCGTCGAGTTCACGGCCGAGTTCGTCGAGCCGGACTGGTGCGAGAAGGGGCACGTCGGCCTGGTGCTCGACGGCGCGCTCGAGATCGACTTTCGCGGCCGGGTGATCTCGTTTCCCCGGGGCTCCGGCCTCTTCATTCCGGCCGGCCCGGCGGGCGCTCACAAGGCCCGCTCGACGACACCGGTCACACGGCTGGTGCTCGTCGAGGACGTCTAG
- a CDS encoding DnaJ C-terminal domain-containing protein yields MAVKFRDYYEALGVSRAAAPDEIKKAYRKLARKFHPDLNPKNKSAEERFKEINEAYEVLSDKEKRRRYDALGQNWKSGMDFTPPSGEEGFRGQAGDLGDLGDMFAAAGRSGSFSDFFETLFGGRRPGGAGSTVSARGSDHESEVSVSLDEAHRGTSRSVRLPLERGGTENFTVNIPKGVQDGSVIRVPGKGGAGFGKGARGDLYLRVHVEPHERFRLRDGGDIEVELPVAPWEAVLGAKVKVPTLDGPVEMRVPPASQGGQVLRLKGKGLARPGGGRGDQFVRLKIVVPQKPSEKEIELLKKLAAESGFDARGDRIEVSHGS; encoded by the coding sequence ATGGCCGTCAAGTTTCGCGACTACTACGAGGCGCTGGGGGTCTCCCGGGCCGCGGCGCCGGACGAGATCAAGAAGGCGTACCGGAAGCTCGCGCGCAAGTTCCACCCGGACCTCAATCCCAAGAACAAGTCCGCCGAGGAGCGCTTCAAGGAGATCAACGAGGCTTACGAGGTCTTGTCCGACAAAGAGAAGCGGCGACGCTACGACGCCCTCGGCCAGAACTGGAAATCGGGGATGGATTTCACGCCCCCTTCCGGCGAGGAGGGCTTCCGCGGACAGGCCGGCGACCTGGGCGATCTCGGCGACATGTTCGCGGCCGCCGGCCGCTCCGGATCATTCAGCGACTTCTTCGAGACGCTCTTCGGCGGGCGCAGGCCGGGCGGCGCCGGCTCCACGGTCTCCGCGCGCGGCAGCGACCACGAGTCGGAGGTCTCCGTCAGCCTCGACGAGGCGCATCGCGGCACGAGCCGGTCGGTCCGCCTTCCCCTGGAGCGGGGCGGCACGGAAAACTTCACGGTCAACATTCCGAAGGGCGTCCAGGACGGGTCGGTCATCCGGGTGCCGGGGAAGGGGGGCGCCGGGTTCGGGAAAGGCGCGCGCGGCGATCTCTACCTGCGCGTGCACGTCGAGCCCCACGAGCGGTTCCGGCTGCGGGACGGCGGCGACATTGAAGTCGAGCTTCCGGTCGCGCCCTGGGAGGCGGTCCTCGGGGCCAAGGTCAAGGTGCCGACCCTGGACGGCCCGGTCGAGATGCGCGTCCCACCCGCCAGCCAGGGTGGGCAGGTCCTGCGCCTGAAGGGCAAGGGGCTGGCGCGCCCCGGTGGCGGCCGGGGCGATCAGTTCGTGCGGCTCAAGATCGTCGTGCCGCAGAAGCCGAGCGAGAAGGAGATCGAGCTGCTGAAAAAGCTGGCCGCGGAATCAGGGTTCGACGCCCGGGGGGATCGAATCGAGGTGAGCCATGGCTCATAA